A section of the Castanea sativa cultivar Marrone di Chiusa Pesio chromosome 12, ASM4071231v1 genome encodes:
- the LOC142619552 gene encoding wall-associated receptor kinase 2-like encodes MALVHLAILQLTLLWIVEASIVNTNAFPLAKDGCEDHCGNVSIPYPFGTREGCYANFSFLITCDHTYNPPLAFLTGSNINVTDIWLSGEMRIYAFVAYDCYNGTGRTRYFQPWLRSGIFPTSNTRNKFMAIGCDTYAVIKGSRGTSYTTGCMSLCDSTRDVVEGSCSGIGCCETAIPRGVMDFNISVTSYYNHNSVWEFNPCSYAFVAEEGTYKFSKQDLWDLRDQGNKIPMVLNWAIGDQNCSEAKKGPESYACMANSECHDSNNGPGYQCNCSKGYQGNPYLKEGCQDIDECLNSTICVQNCTNLPGTYNCSCQLPGYDGDGKWDGTGCKLIPSPERFPLINRISLGVSVSLLVLVLGISWLYWGLKRRKLIKLKEKFFKQNGGFLLQQQLSKHNGSIETTQIFTAEELKKATNNYHENRILGQGGQGTVYKGILPDNKIVAIKKSKIIDQSQVEQFINEVSILSQINHRNVVKLLGCCLETEVPLLVYEYVTNGTLFNHIHKTDHSSTLQWQLRLQIAVETAGALSYLHSAASTPIIHRDIKSTNVLLDDNYTAKVSDFGASKLVPLDHTQLTTLVQGTLGYLDPEYFHSSQLTEKSDVYSFGVLLAELLTGMKALSFERPEKERNLAMHFVSSMNESRLFEILDQRMLNEGNVEQLNEVAMLAKRCLKLKGEGRPTMKEVAMELEGLKAMTKHPWVKGNMSSEETEYLLQKPNDDCVSGVSGNSACYDSIRKQVSISILDDGR; translated from the exons ATGGCCTTAGTGCACTTGGCAATCTTGCAATTGACCTTGCTGTGGATAGTAGAAGCATCAATTGTCAACACCAACGCCTTCCCTTTAGCCAAGGACGGCTGTGAAGACCATTGTGGCAATGTCAGTATTCCATACCCATTTGGCACAAGGGAAGGATGCTACGCTAATTTTAGCTTTCTCATCACTTGTGATCACACATACAACCCTCCCTTGGCGTTTTTGACAGGTAGTAATATAAATGTTACAGATATATGGCTTTCGGGTGAAATGCGCATATATGCCTTCGTAGCCTATGATTGCTACAACGGAACTGGAAGGACACGATACTTTCAACCTTGGCTCCGATCGGGAATATTCCCAACCTCCAACACTCGAAACAAGTTCATGGCTATTGGGTGTGACACATATGCTGTGATAAAAGGTTCTAGAGGGACAAGCTACACAACTGGGTGCATGTCTTTATGTGATAGCACGAGGGATGTGGTTGAGGGGTCTTGCTCTGGTATTGGTTGTTGTGAAACTGCTATTCCAAGAGGAGTAATGGATTTCAATATCAGTGTAACGAGCTATTACAACCACAATAGCGTGTGGGAATTCAATCCTTGCAGCTATGCTTTTGTGGCAGAGGAAGGTACTTACAAATTTTCTAAACAAGATCTTTGGGATCTTAGAGATCAAGGTAATAAGATCCCAATGGTGCTAAATTGGGCAATAGGGGATCAAAATTGCAGTGAAGCTAAAAAGGGTCCTGAAAGTTATGCATGCATGGCTAACAGTGAGTGTCATGACTCGAACAATGGTCCAGGCTACCAGTGCAATTGTTCCAAGGGATACCAAGGCAATCCTTACCTTAAGGAAGGCTGCCAAG atatTGATGAGTGCTTAAATTCCACCATATGCGTCCAAAACTGCACCAATTTGCCTGGTACTTATAATTGTTCCTGTCAGCTACCAGGATATGATGGCGATGGTAAATGGGATGGAACAGGTTGCAAACTCATACCAAGCCCTGAGAGGTTTCCATTGATTAATAGGATTTCACTAG GTGTCAGTGTCAGCCTCTTGGTTCTAGTTTTGGGCATTTCTTGGTTATACTGGGGACTCAAGCGTAGAAAACTCATCAAGCTCAAAGAGaagttttttaaacaaaatggTGGCTTTCTACTACAACAACAACTTTCTAAGCACAATGGATCTATTGAAACAACTCAAATATTTACAGCAGAAGAACTTAAGAAGGCAACAAACAATTACCATGAAAATAGAATCCTAGGTCAAGGTGGCCAAGGAACGGTTTACAAAGGAATATTACCAGATAACAAAATAGTTGCCATTAAGAAGTCCAAAATAATAGATCAAAGCCAAGTtgaacaatttattaatgaagtGTCTATTCTCTCCCAAATCAACCATAGAAATGTGGTAAAGCTATTGGGATGTTGTTTGGAGACTGAAGTTCCTTTGTTGGTGTATGAATATGTTACCAATGGTACCCTTTTCAATCACATTCACAAAACAGACCATTCTTCAACGTTGCAATGGCAATTACGTTTACAAATAGCAGTTGAAACTGCAGGAGCACTTTCTTATTTGCATTCTGCTGCATCCACTCCCATCATTCATAGAGATATCAAGAGCACTAATGTACTCTTAGATGATAATTACACAGCTAAGGTATCTGATTTTGGAGCTTCGAAGCTAGTTCCTCTTGATCATACTCAGTTAACCACACTAGTGCAAGGGACGCTTGGATACTTGGATCCAGAATACTTTCATTCAAGCCAATTGACTGAAAAAAGCGATGTTTATAGCTTTGGAGTTCTCCTTGCAGAGTTGCTAACTGGAATGAAGGCACTTTCTTTTGAGagacctgaaaaagaaagaaacttagCCATGCATTTTGTCTCGTCAATGAATGAAAGTCGATTGTTTGAAATTCTAGATCAACGAATGCTGAATGAGGGAAATGTTGAGCAACTTAATGAAGTTGCGATGTTAGCTAAGAGATGCTTAAAACTGAAGGGAGAGGGGAGGCCTACTATGAAAGAAGTTGCAATGGAGTTAGAGGGCTTGAAAGCAATGACAAAGCATCCATGGGTTAAAGGCAATATGAGTTCAGAAGAGACTGAGTACTTGCTCCAAAAACCAAATGATGATTGTGTTAGTGGTGTCAGTGGCAATTCTGCATGTTATGACAGCATAAGGAAACAAGTCAGCATATCAATACTTGATGATGGCAGATAA